A stretch of Phormidium ambiguum IAM M-71 DNA encodes these proteins:
- a CDS encoding RHS repeat-associated core domain-containing protein: protein MPYAQVLEERVNNGLVADYVYGLDLISQQRGSEKSFYLVDGLGSTRGLTNGSGVVTDRYSYDAFGNLIGSGGNTENNYLFAGEQFDKSLGDYYLRQRYYDQQTGRFNRRDSYEGSRFEPISQHKYLYANANPVNFIDPTGWFSIVDISAVNSIINTVAGVEINLALNVNRGLDSWKVAQNNEVDRAVQIYLNTANGPIGHRNYYKNSLFPKTLAYIDFHNFFVFVFDSEVIPDLPFLGIYRTELPDRTNVIVRPFALTVPAPTVEIQRPTGAPYKVRYLRPGETL from the coding sequence TTGCCTTATGCTCAGGTTTTGGAGGAGAGGGTTAATAATGGGTTGGTTGCTGATTATGTTTATGGGTTGGATTTGATTTCTCAGCAGAGGGGAAGTGAGAAGTCGTTTTATTTGGTGGATGGTTTGGGTAGTACGAGGGGGTTGACTAATGGTAGTGGGGTGGTGACTGATAGGTATAGTTATGATGCGTTTGGGAATTTAATTGGGTCTGGTGGTAATACTGAGAATAATTACCTGTTTGCTGGTGAGCAGTTCGATAAGAGTTTAGGTGATTATTATTTGCGGCAGAGGTATTATGACCAACAAACGGGGCGGTTTAATAGGAGAGATAGTTATGAGGGGAGCCGCTTTGAACCAATATCGCAGCACAAGTATCTTTATGCTAATGCTAATCCGGTTAATTTTATCGATCCAACGGGTTGGTTCTCTATTGTTGATATTTCGGCGGTCAATTCAATTATCAATACTGTAGCGGGTGTTGAGATAAACTTAGCTTTAAATGTTAACAGGGGTCTAGATTCTTGGAAAGTAGCTCAAAATAATGAAGTAGACCGAGCAGTCCAAATATATCTAAATACTGCCAATGGACCTATTGGGCATAGAAATTACTATAAAAACTCTCTTTTCCCAAAAACGCTTGCTTACATTGATTTTCACAACTTTTTTGTTTTTGTATTTGACTCAGAAGTAATACCAGATCTTCCTTTCTTAGGGATTTATAGGACAGAACTTCCCGATCGAACGAATGTTATTGTTAGACCATTCGCTTTAACTGTTCCTGCTCCTACTGTGGAGATTCAACGTCCAACAGGTGCTCCATATAAGGTAAGATATCTTCGTCCAGGAGAAACATTATGA
- a CDS encoding RHS repeat domain-containing protein, with product MTKETITDAIAGNRIIEYTYDKVGNRLTKNDSVEGITTYTYDDNDCLLMEQLKQNGVVVQTIEYRYDDNGNLISQIKNGVEEVSYTWDKENRLIGVRKANGEVISYQYDSDGIRVSSTVNGVKTEFLVDKNLPYAQVLEERVNNGLVAGYVYGNDLISQQRGTEKSFYLVDGLGSTRGLTNANGGVKPRYAQNRTRRKEM from the coding sequence TTGACCAAAGAGACAATAACTGATGCTATTGCTGGTAATCGGATTATTGAATATACCTACGATAAGGTGGGTAATCGCCTGACTAAAAATGATTCGGTTGAGGGGATTACTACTTATACTTACGATGATAATGACTGTCTTTTGATGGAACAGTTGAAGCAGAATGGTGTAGTTGTTCAGACGATTGAATATCGTTATGACGATAATGGAAATCTGATTTCTCAGATTAAGAATGGGGTGGAAGAGGTCAGTTACACCTGGGATAAAGAAAATCGGTTGATTGGGGTGAGAAAGGCTAATGGTGAGGTGATTTCTTATCAGTACGATAGTGATGGGATAAGGGTTAGTTCTACTGTTAATGGGGTGAAGACTGAGTTTTTGGTGGATAAGAATTTGCCTTATGCTCAGGTTTTGGAGGAGAGGGTTAATAATGGGTTGGTTGCTGGTTATGTTTATGGTAATGATTTGATTAGTCAACAACGGGGAACTGAGAAGTCGTTTTATTTGGTGGATGGTTTGGGTAGTACGCGGGGGTTGACGAATGCCAATGGTGGGGTAAAGCCGAGATACGCGCAAAATAGGACACGACGTAAAGAAATGTAA
- a CDS encoding fertility inhibition FinO-like protein, translating to MAVAGKLELTIKINDFPTNVETVDNGWKRFEVDCDGRIASITVKPKVFKKLEEALANYPMWVAAIAGKMGELTNDGFVLNEPNIQVFERKPKAPKEPVATPSAE from the coding sequence ATGGCAGTAGCAGGAAAATTGGAACTTACCATCAAAATTAATGACTTTCCCACCAATGTCGAAACGGTGGATAACGGTTGGAAAAGGTTTGAAGTTGATTGTGATGGTCGAATTGCTAGTATTACAGTTAAACCAAAAGTGTTTAAGAAGTTAGAAGAAGCACTTGCTAATTATCCCATGTGGGTAGCAGCGATCGCTGGAAAAATGGGTGAACTAACTAATGATGGATTTGTGCTGAACGAGCCAAATATACAAGTGTTCGAGCGAAAGCCGAAAGCACCGAAAGAGCCAGTTGCTACACCATCGGCTGAATAA
- a CDS encoding AAA family ATPase, with the protein MAVIAYINQKGGCGKSTTAVHFAYWLIAKKKKKVLLIDADAQRSSSLWLKGMEPTVEFKVIQTPDDLLEQIPGLATEYDYLVVDGPASLAEETRAILFRADLAIVPVQPSGVDLRSASDAVRLIKQAQSVRSGPPAAALFLSRAVKGTKLKDEAMTLLEQTPGVTLLKTVIHQKQAIADTSGQSATVWDLPGRPATESAKEYERLFKEIFALLP; encoded by the coding sequence ATGGCAGTAATTGCGTATATCAACCAAAAGGGGGGGTGTGGCAAGTCCACTACTGCCGTGCATTTCGCCTATTGGTTGATTGCCAAGAAGAAGAAAAAAGTATTGCTCATCGATGCCGATGCCCAACGGTCAAGCTCATTGTGGCTCAAAGGCATGGAACCAACAGTTGAGTTTAAAGTAATTCAGACACCTGATGACTTGCTGGAACAAATCCCCGGACTGGCAACAGAGTATGACTATCTCGTAGTAGATGGCCCAGCCAGTTTAGCCGAAGAAACCAGAGCGATTTTATTCCGAGCCGATTTAGCTATTGTCCCAGTACAACCCAGCGGTGTGGATCTGCGAAGTGCTTCCGATGCGGTGCGCCTAATCAAGCAAGCCCAATCAGTGCGCTCCGGCCCACCAGCCGCAGCGTTGTTTCTCAGTCGCGCCGTCAAAGGCACCAAGCTCAAGGATGAAGCGATGACCTTACTAGAACAAACCCCAGGAGTGACCTTACTCAAAACTGTAATTCACCAAAAACAAGCCATTGCTGATACTTCTGGTCAGTCCGCTACTGTTTGGGACTTACCCGGTCGCCCTGCTACTGAATCGGCTAAAGAGTACGAGCGGCTATTTAAAGAAATTTTCGCTTTATTGCCATGA